In a genomic window of Desulfovibrio inopinatus DSM 10711:
- a CDS encoding cyclic nucleotide-binding domain-containing protein, translating into MTDSPQKSAARSTALSNKLKIFHQGQNIYRVGQPSNVAYMIKSGKVSIYKIVNNKRVVTATLGAGQIFGEMGVISGEKRTSNADALEYSEVLILDQAVLHTLLLKSPRPVQIITGYLVERVKSLNERITDRPSGNVYLSACQILALLYKAAQNAPGGRTKTQTVELSYVEISKSIKEILLISQLEIDELFDRLEKLTVIEFVDIKGAFYKTDPLLGTKKKTTDYIKDRTVFIPDVDKLMVVARNMFKDMPAEQFPFLSDLEFIDIGRFSDMVGSTPEMIYKKIAYQEIPPSLFFFHKSDITAFAKEKGHDYFQRARKPRMKASELETLDDIEGIDDSTLEDALAKMSFHKLPLLVSLAGGGAREKILANLSRKMVTIVQDELSTNPHYDESAAYDAEEELIDIIKELKGIRK; encoded by the coding sequence ATGACGGATTCTCCCCAGAAAAGTGCTGCAAGAAGCACGGCATTAAGCAATAAACTCAAAATATTTCATCAGGGTCAGAACATTTACCGCGTTGGTCAACCTAGCAATGTCGCATACATGATCAAAAGCGGTAAAGTCTCTATCTATAAAATCGTCAATAACAAGCGTGTTGTGACGGCGACACTGGGGGCAGGACAAATTTTTGGTGAGATGGGTGTCATTTCCGGAGAAAAGCGCACAAGTAACGCCGATGCCTTGGAATACAGCGAGGTACTCATCCTGGATCAGGCAGTTCTGCATACCTTGCTGCTCAAAAGCCCGCGCCCTGTTCAAATCATTACTGGCTACCTTGTCGAGCGTGTCAAATCGCTCAATGAACGCATCACCGACAGGCCATCGGGAAATGTCTACCTCAGTGCGTGTCAGATTCTAGCTCTCCTATACAAAGCTGCCCAGAACGCCCCAGGGGGGCGAACCAAAACCCAGACCGTTGAACTCAGTTATGTTGAAATCAGCAAAAGCATCAAAGAAATCTTACTCATTTCGCAACTTGAAATCGATGAACTGTTTGATCGTCTGGAAAAGTTGACTGTCATCGAGTTTGTGGACATCAAAGGCGCATTCTATAAAACCGACCCCTTGCTTGGCACCAAGAAAAAAACAACGGATTATATCAAAGACCGCACAGTTTTTATTCCGGATGTCGATAAGCTCATGGTCGTCGCACGAAATATGTTCAAGGATATGCCCGCTGAACAGTTCCCGTTTCTCAGCGATCTTGAATTTATCGATATTGGACGTTTTTCCGACATGGTCGGTTCTACACCGGAAATGATCTATAAAAAAATCGCATATCAGGAGATTCCTCCCTCTCTCTTTTTCTTTCACAAATCCGATATTACCGCCTTCGCCAAAGAAAAAGGTCACGACTACTTCCAACGAGCGCGAAAACCCCGAATGAAGGCTTCGGAACTTGAAACTTTGGACGACATTGAGGGTATTGATGATTCCACGCTGGAAGATGCCCTTGCCAAAATGAGTTTCCACAAATTGCCTCTCCTCGTGTCTCTTGCCGGAGGGGGAGCCAGAGAAAAAATATTGGCCAATCTTTCGAGAAAAATGGTAACGATTGTTCAGGATGAGCTTTCTACCAATCCCCATTACGACGAATCAGCCGCATATGACGCCGAGGAAGAATTGATCGACATCATCAAAGAACTCAAAGGGATTCGAAAGTGA
- a CDS encoding dihydroorotate dehydrogenase has product MNNPLCADVVVQRLSPYGPLGDDHGFYVLELENPGISSALGGQFVMIRRPSWSSRPLWGRPFSIHRISESSLEIFFQVVGCGTRDLLELSPGDTLTLWGPLGNGFAVEADTKTLMLAGGVGLAPFALYSETHPNPENLTLLFGHRIPLSCYPFDSLETCSLKTACQEHEPSDLDVFIADMETHIRDHADGLVLACGPTPFLRTVKRIAEACGARAQLSLENKMACGVGACLGCVCKTTEGQYTQVCTKGPVFWSTELCFDEGE; this is encoded by the coding sequence ATGAACAACCCCTTGTGCGCCGATGTCGTCGTGCAGCGCCTTTCTCCGTATGGTCCACTTGGCGACGACCATGGCTTTTATGTACTTGAACTCGAAAATCCAGGAATCTCGTCCGCTTTGGGTGGCCAATTTGTCATGATTCGACGTCCGTCGTGGTCAAGCCGTCCTTTGTGGGGCCGACCGTTTTCCATTCATCGGATCAGTGAATCCAGCCTTGAGATTTTTTTTCAAGTCGTGGGTTGTGGAACGCGAGATTTGCTTGAACTTTCCCCGGGAGACACGCTTACTTTGTGGGGGCCACTCGGTAATGGATTTGCCGTCGAAGCTGACACAAAGACGCTCATGCTTGCCGGTGGGGTCGGGTTGGCTCCTTTTGCCTTGTATAGCGAAACACACCCGAATCCAGAAAATTTGACGCTGTTATTTGGTCATCGCATCCCATTGTCTTGTTATCCCTTTGATTCACTGGAAACGTGTTCGTTGAAAACCGCCTGTCAGGAACATGAGCCCTCCGATCTTGATGTTTTCATAGCGGATATGGAAACACATATTCGCGATCATGCCGATGGACTTGTTTTAGCATGCGGACCGACACCATTTTTACGAACGGTGAAACGCATTGCCGAAGCCTGTGGTGCTCGTGCGCAACTGTCGCTTGAAAACAAAATGGCCTGCGGTGTTGGGGCGTGCCTTGGTTGTGTTTGTAAGACGACCGAAGGGCAATATACCCAGGTCTGCACCAAGGGACCGGTTTTCTGGTCTACAGAGTTGTGTTTCGACGAGGGGGAATAA
- a CDS encoding dihydroorotate dehydrogenase, which produces MDLRVTLGGMELSNPIITASGTFGYGLEFVPYGDLKKLGGLAVKGLSLKPRTGNPMPRIAETPAGMLNAIGLQNCGVEVFLKEKLPLLPYNDTAIIANLYACDAVEFAELAAILSSEEGIAALEVNISCPNVKAGGILFGQNPAMAAAVTEAVKAKAGNTPVIVKLSPNVADIASIAKAVEAAGADCLSLINTLSGMSVDIHTRKSRLANIIGGLSGPAIKPVALRCVYQAAQAVSIPIIGLGGIASAEDVYEFLLVGASAVQVGTANFFRPDFAFNLVDEVEALGQELGLSDLDEYRGSLVR; this is translated from the coding sequence ATGGACTTACGCGTCACGCTTGGAGGGATGGAACTTTCCAACCCCATTATTACGGCTTCGGGAACTTTCGGATATGGTCTTGAATTCGTTCCGTATGGCGACCTCAAAAAGCTTGGTGGCCTTGCGGTAAAGGGGCTTTCCCTCAAACCGAGAACCGGGAATCCCATGCCGCGCATCGCCGAGACTCCAGCAGGCATGCTCAACGCCATTGGCTTGCAAAATTGCGGTGTTGAAGTCTTCCTGAAGGAAAAACTCCCTTTATTGCCGTATAACGATACGGCCATTATTGCCAATCTCTATGCATGTGATGCCGTTGAATTTGCCGAACTTGCTGCTATTCTCTCCAGCGAGGAGGGCATTGCCGCTCTTGAAGTCAACATCTCGTGCCCCAATGTGAAAGCTGGGGGGATCCTCTTTGGTCAGAACCCGGCCATGGCTGCGGCGGTTACGGAAGCTGTCAAAGCCAAGGCGGGAAATACACCTGTCATCGTCAAGCTTAGTCCCAACGTGGCTGATATTGCATCCATCGCGAAAGCCGTGGAAGCGGCCGGTGCCGATTGCTTATCGTTGATTAATACGCTGAGTGGAATGAGTGTCGATATCCATACGCGGAAATCGCGACTGGCCAATATTATCGGAGGCCTATCCGGTCCGGCCATCAAGCCAGTCGCCTTGCGCTGTGTTTATCAGGCCGCACAGGCCGTTTCCATCCCTATTATCGGGCTGGGCGGTATTGCTTCGGCGGAGGATGTGTACGAATTTCTACTTGTTGGAGCGAGCGCTGTCCAAGTTGGAACAGCCAATTTCTTTCGTCCTGATTTTGCCTTCAACCTCGTTGATGAAGTGGAAGCACTTGGCCAAGAACTAGGATTGTCGGACCTCGATGAATACCGAGGTTCCCTCGTGCGGTAA
- the mutY gene encoding A/G-specific adenine glycosylase, whose product MKSEITALLLDWFNRNKRPLPWRTAYDPYHVWISEVMLQQTQMDRVVNYFERFILRFPDIMTLAHSHEDDVLKQWEGLGYYSRARNLQKAAQELHRNGFTTVPDDPAVLRTLPGIGDYTAGAILSIAFNRPVPAIDANVMRVFARLFDIDTPIKERPGRQRVQELVTELIPQDNARDFNQALMEFGAVICRPKTPQCDTCPLLRHCEAKRLDILTDRPVLTPSPEIIRLNVCTGVLSHNGSIYIQKRLPQGAWANLWEFPGGRIEEGETPEAAIIREFMEETSYTTQVDRKIGIIKHGYTKYHVTLHCFHLRLDHPTNASPPPPVLTAATASHWLPFDKLATFAFPAGHRKLMDILKREANVLQW is encoded by the coding sequence ATGAAATCCGAAATTACTGCTCTGCTTCTCGATTGGTTCAATCGAAACAAACGTCCTTTGCCCTGGCGAACTGCCTACGATCCCTACCATGTTTGGATATCGGAGGTTATGCTCCAACAAACTCAGATGGATCGGGTCGTAAATTATTTTGAACGATTCATTCTTCGTTTTCCTGACATTATGACACTGGCTCACTCCCACGAAGACGATGTACTCAAACAATGGGAAGGCCTTGGGTACTACTCCCGTGCACGCAATCTTCAGAAAGCCGCTCAAGAACTCCATCGCAACGGCTTCACCACTGTGCCCGACGATCCCGCCGTGCTCCGGACTCTTCCGGGCATCGGCGACTATACGGCCGGGGCCATCCTCAGCATTGCGTTCAATCGCCCGGTACCGGCTATCGATGCCAATGTCATGCGCGTCTTCGCACGTCTCTTCGACATTGACACGCCCATTAAGGAACGGCCTGGACGCCAACGCGTTCAAGAACTCGTTACGGAGTTGATTCCACAAGATAACGCGAGAGATTTCAACCAAGCACTGATGGAGTTCGGCGCCGTTATTTGTCGTCCGAAAACGCCACAATGCGATACCTGCCCACTGCTTCGACATTGTGAAGCCAAACGTCTCGATATTTTGACGGATCGTCCTGTGTTGACTCCTTCCCCCGAGATTATTCGCCTCAACGTTTGCACAGGAGTTCTTTCACATAACGGATCGATTTATATCCAAAAACGTTTGCCACAGGGTGCCTGGGCCAATCTTTGGGAGTTTCCGGGAGGCCGCATCGAAGAGGGGGAGACCCCGGAAGCGGCAATTATCCGAGAATTCATGGAAGAAACAAGCTATACGACGCAAGTGGACCGCAAAATAGGCATTATCAAACATGGATACACGAAGTACCACGTTACACTGCATTGTTTTCATCTGCGTCTCGACCACCCGACGAACGCCAGTCCTCCGCCTCCTGTCCTGACGGCAGCTACGGCTTCGCACTGGTTGCCGTTCGACAAACTCGCAACGTTTGCCTTCCCCGCCGGACACCGTAAACTCATGGATATCCTGAAACGGGAAGCCAATGTATTGCAGTGGTAG
- the gpmA gene encoding 2,3-diphosphoglycerate-dependent phosphoglycerate mutase, translating into MFTLVLIRHGQSQWNLENRFTGWTDVGLTDQGVQEAHSGAKLLLDGGYTFDSCYTSVLKRAVKTLDIVLESMDLMWLPVTKTWRLNERHYGALQGLNKAETAAKYGDEQVFTWRRSYDTPPPALTSDDDRYPGHDRRYADLSSDELPLTECLKDTVTRVMPYWHDVLAPEIKTGKRLLVAAHGNSLRGLVKYLDDMTDDAITGLNIPTGVPLVYELNDDLTPIKHFYLGDPDEIAKSINAVANQAKAQ; encoded by the coding sequence ATGTTCACACTCGTGCTTATCCGACATGGCCAAAGCCAATGGAACCTTGAAAACCGGTTCACCGGATGGACCGATGTCGGGCTGACCGATCAGGGAGTTCAGGAAGCCCATAGCGGAGCCAAACTGCTGCTTGATGGCGGTTACACCTTTGATAGCTGCTATACGTCGGTACTCAAACGAGCCGTCAAAACGCTGGATATCGTACTTGAAAGCATGGATCTTATGTGGTTGCCCGTCACCAAAACGTGGCGTCTCAACGAACGCCACTATGGTGCACTGCAAGGGCTGAATAAGGCCGAAACTGCAGCAAAGTACGGAGACGAGCAAGTGTTCACCTGGCGACGCAGCTACGACACTCCGCCCCCAGCGCTGACTTCGGATGATGATCGCTATCCCGGCCATGATCGGCGATACGCTGATTTATCTTCGGACGAACTCCCACTGACCGAGTGCCTTAAAGATACAGTCACTCGCGTCATGCCGTATTGGCACGATGTTCTTGCTCCGGAAATCAAGACTGGCAAACGACTGCTCGTTGCGGCGCATGGTAATTCTCTGCGCGGTCTCGTCAAATATCTCGATGATATGACAGACGACGCCATAACCGGGCTGAATATTCCGACCGGTGTTCCTTTGGTGTATGAACTTAACGATGATTTGACGCCTATCAAGCACTTTTACCTGGGAGACCCGGACGAGATCGCCAAAAGCATCAACGCCGTGGCCAATCAGGCCAAAGCCCAATAA
- the thiC gene encoding phosphomethylpyrimidine synthase ThiC: MLQIEHNPPLSALLEKQADTIAAREHLDPAFLRQAVGNGTMVILANPSHTNVMPTVIGQPAPVKVNANIGVSPLVNDPSEEIDKLRAAEAAGANAVMDLSTAGDLAAIRRSMLAATKLPLGTVPLYAVAEKYIAEDKDPSDFSFEELLEEIHAQAEAGVDFMTLHCGVTQRAAYLGAETDRTMGIVSRGGSILARWMRRHKKENPLYTHYDALLDICCKHNVVISLGDGLRPGAGCDAGDAAQWEEVIILGELTKKAHTRGVQIMIEGPGHVPMHLVQSQIQGIKRLTENAPLYVLGPLTTDTSPGRDHIGAAIGGSLAAYYGADFLCYVTPAEHLTLPDASDVHEGVLASRIAAQTAETSLGRPWALEREKKISEARAALDWKTMADVSLDPCLVRTRREPHETHEECAMCGKFCAVKMLKDQPATEPSHQAGTMPQHCAKHR; the protein is encoded by the coding sequence ATGCTGCAAATTGAACACAACCCCCCTCTGTCGGCTCTTTTAGAAAAACAAGCCGATACGATTGCCGCGAGAGAACATCTCGATCCCGCGTTTCTCCGCCAGGCCGTTGGGAATGGAACCATGGTCATTTTGGCTAACCCTTCCCACACCAACGTTATGCCGACGGTCATTGGCCAACCCGCTCCCGTTAAAGTCAATGCCAACATTGGCGTATCTCCCTTGGTCAATGACCCTTCTGAAGAAATAGATAAATTGCGCGCCGCCGAGGCCGCTGGAGCGAATGCCGTCATGGATCTGTCGACAGCTGGCGATCTTGCCGCCATCCGTCGATCCATGCTCGCTGCGACAAAACTTCCTTTGGGGACGGTACCATTGTATGCCGTTGCTGAAAAATATATCGCCGAAGACAAAGACCCAAGTGACTTCTCCTTCGAGGAACTCCTTGAAGAAATTCATGCACAAGCCGAGGCCGGCGTCGATTTCATGACCTTGCACTGCGGCGTCACACAACGTGCTGCCTATCTTGGTGCCGAGACCGACCGTACGATGGGGATCGTATCCCGTGGGGGCTCCATCCTTGCCCGCTGGATGCGACGGCATAAAAAAGAAAATCCGCTTTATACCCATTACGATGCCTTGCTCGACATTTGCTGCAAACACAATGTCGTCATCAGCCTGGGTGATGGATTGCGCCCCGGAGCCGGATGCGATGCCGGAGATGCCGCCCAATGGGAAGAAGTCATTATTCTTGGCGAACTGACGAAAAAAGCCCATACTCGCGGTGTCCAAATCATGATTGAAGGCCCTGGACACGTGCCTATGCACCTTGTTCAATCACAAATTCAGGGAATCAAACGTCTGACCGAAAACGCCCCGCTCTATGTGCTTGGGCCTTTGACGACGGACACCTCTCCCGGTCGCGACCACATCGGAGCGGCTATCGGTGGAAGCCTTGCCGCCTATTACGGCGCCGACTTTTTGTGTTATGTCACTCCAGCCGAGCACTTGACTTTGCCCGATGCATCCGATGTCCATGAAGGTGTTCTCGCATCGCGCATCGCCGCACAAACGGCCGAAACATCTTTGGGCCGACCGTGGGCTCTTGAGCGCGAGAAGAAAATCTCTGAAGCGCGCGCGGCTCTCGATTGGAAAACCATGGCGGATGTTTCGCTGGATCCCTGCCTTGTACGCACACGCCGTGAACCCCATGAGACGCATGAAGAATGCGCGATGTGCGGTAAATTTTGCGCAGTTAAAATGCTCAAAGATCAACCTGCAACTGAACCGTCACACCAAGCAGGCACAATGCCTCAGCATTGTGCAAAGCACCGTTAA
- the rpmE gene encoding 50S ribosomal protein L31 translates to MKQDIHPKVYKAKMRCNCGMESEVVSTRGEEVLVEICSNCHPFYTGKQRLIDTAGRIDRFRKKYANFGKGK, encoded by the coding sequence ATGAAACAAGACATTCATCCCAAAGTGTATAAGGCCAAAATGCGCTGCAACTGCGGCATGGAATCAGAAGTGGTTTCAACCCGAGGCGAAGAAGTCCTCGTTGAAATTTGTTCCAACTGCCATCCGTTTTACACGGGCAAGCAGCGTTTGATCGACACCGCCGGACGCATTGACCGCTTCCGGAAAAAGTACGCCAATTTCGGTAAGGGCAAATAG
- a CDS encoding DUF1385 domain-containing protein, whose protein sequence is MNWILRMLLAAQASVGGQAVMEGVMMRSQNRLAIAVRKPDGEIVVQTRPWFSLTSSPLLQKPFLRGFPVLLETLVNGISALNYSAKEAMDEESGELKPWALVLTMAASIAFALGLFVVVPHIFSLAMGWLGLSGDAKSLTFHMWDGLFKMMIFFAYVIAISFLPDIRRVFQYHGAEHKVIWAYETGVALTPKAVRAFSRLHPRCGTAFLLFVLAVSIVLYTFLVPLILNWYAPENEIARQAFIIGVKLALMVPISSVAFEIIKFSGKFHDNIVCRAMSCPGLFMQLLTTHEPDDEQLEVAIEALKGALGRECDAV, encoded by the coding sequence ATGAATTGGATTTTGCGCATGCTTTTGGCGGCTCAGGCATCGGTTGGCGGTCAAGCCGTCATGGAAGGCGTGATGATGCGCTCCCAAAACCGCCTGGCCATAGCTGTGCGTAAGCCAGATGGCGAAATTGTGGTCCAGACGCGTCCCTGGTTTTCTTTGACCAGTTCGCCGCTTTTGCAAAAGCCATTTCTGCGAGGGTTTCCTGTATTATTGGAAACCCTCGTTAACGGCATTTCTGCGTTGAACTATTCAGCCAAAGAAGCCATGGATGAGGAGAGCGGGGAGTTGAAACCCTGGGCGCTTGTCCTCACAATGGCGGCTTCCATTGCATTTGCGTTGGGGCTTTTTGTCGTGGTGCCTCATATTTTTTCGCTTGCTATGGGATGGCTCGGTCTGTCTGGTGACGCAAAGTCGCTCACGTTCCACATGTGGGATGGCCTTTTCAAAATGATGATTTTTTTTGCGTATGTCATCGCCATTTCGTTTTTGCCCGATATCCGAAGGGTTTTTCAGTATCACGGAGCTGAACATAAGGTCATCTGGGCGTATGAAACGGGTGTAGCGCTCACTCCTAAGGCGGTGCGCGCGTTCAGTCGTCTGCATCCTCGGTGTGGCACGGCCTTCTTGTTGTTTGTTTTGGCCGTGAGCATCGTCTTGTATACCTTTCTTGTGCCACTTATTTTGAACTGGTACGCTCCGGAAAATGAAATAGCACGGCAGGCCTTCATCATTGGCGTCAAGCTCGCGCTCATGGTCCCTATCAGCTCGGTCGCTTTTGAGATCATCAAGTTTTCCGGGAAATTCCACGACAACATCGTGTGCCGGGCCATGTCGTGTCCCGGGCTCTTCATGCAACTGCTCACCACGCACGAGCCTGACGACGAACAGCTTGAAGTGGCCATTGAAGCACTGAAAGGTGCACTTGGCCGTGAATGCGACGCCGTTTGA
- the prfA gene encoding peptide chain release factor 1 has translation MFAKLESLENKYVELENELSKPEVYGDQEKYRKLTKAHSDLSDVVKVFRRFKQLSTELEDNKEMLEDSDPEIREMAEAEIKTIRETLPKLEDELRVLLLPKDPLDEKNILLEIRAGTGGEEASLFAGDLFRMYSRYAERMRWKMEIMSAHESDSGGFKEVIATMAGDSVYSRLKYESGTHRVQRVPATESQGRIHTSAVTVAIMPEAEEVDVQIDPNDLRIDVFRSSGPGGQSVNTTDSAVRVTHIPSGLVVICQDEKSQHKNKAKALKVLRSRLFERMEDERLQKEAADRRSQVGSGDRSERIRTYNFPQGRMTDHRINLTLYRLDSIMDGDIDEIIDALVGHYQTEALKLQAGNE, from the coding sequence ATGTTTGCCAAACTGGAAAGCCTTGAAAACAAGTACGTTGAACTCGAAAATGAATTGAGCAAGCCGGAAGTTTATGGCGATCAGGAAAAGTATCGCAAGCTGACGAAAGCCCATTCCGACTTGAGCGATGTCGTCAAAGTCTTTCGCCGTTTTAAGCAGTTGTCTACGGAACTCGAAGACAATAAGGAAATGTTGGAAGACAGCGATCCTGAAATCCGGGAAATGGCCGAAGCTGAGATTAAAACAATTCGGGAAACGCTTCCCAAGCTTGAAGACGAGCTTCGTGTTTTGCTGTTACCCAAGGATCCGCTCGACGAAAAAAATATTTTACTTGAAATTCGTGCCGGTACTGGAGGCGAAGAAGCAAGCCTTTTTGCCGGGGATCTCTTTCGTATGTATTCACGCTACGCGGAGCGCATGCGTTGGAAGATGGAAATTATGAGTGCACATGAATCCGATTCCGGAGGATTCAAGGAAGTTATTGCCACCATGGCTGGAGACAGTGTGTACAGCCGTCTTAAATATGAATCCGGAACCCATCGCGTGCAACGCGTGCCTGCTACGGAATCGCAAGGCCGAATTCATACATCTGCCGTGACTGTGGCGATCATGCCTGAAGCCGAAGAAGTCGATGTGCAAATTGATCCGAATGACCTGCGTATCGATGTGTTTCGATCCAGCGGTCCTGGTGGACAGAGCGTCAATACAACGGACTCAGCTGTTCGTGTGACGCATATCCCTTCAGGGTTGGTCGTCATTTGCCAGGACGAAAAATCGCAGCACAAAAATAAGGCCAAGGCCTTGAAGGTGCTTCGGTCTCGCCTTTTCGAACGGATGGAAGATGAACGCTTGCAAAAAGAAGCTGCTGATCGACGTTCCCAAGTCGGTTCAGGCGACCGGTCTGAACGCATCAGGACATACAACTTTCCTCAAGGTCGCATGACGGATCATCGCATCAACTTAACGTTGTATCGACTCGACTCGATCATGGACGGCGATATTGATGAGATTATTGATGCCCTGGTCGGTCATTATCAGACCGAAGCACTCAAGTTGCAGGCTGGCAACGAATAA
- the prmC gene encoding peptide chain release factor N(5)-glutamine methyltransferase — MQERNTVRSILAKTTTYLEQKGVDSPKLSAQLLLAKILGVERLDLFLDPQRPIIEAELNTLRPLVARRGKGEPVAYLLGEREFYGRPFSVSSSVLVPRPETEHLIEEALKRIPAETGCRFIDLGTGSGILAVTAALEYPNATGLAVDICPDALAQARMNAQQYGVDGRISFQEADFVDLKTEYGNFDIVFSNPPYIGEADYQTLSHEVTAFEPRKALIGGINGVELPLRVIDEAEKLLKPGGWLFLEMGMDQGKTISDYLTEQTTFDSIEIVRDLAGLDRVGVARKKN, encoded by the coding sequence GTGCAGGAAAGGAACACGGTTCGGAGTATCTTAGCGAAAACCACTACCTACTTGGAACAGAAAGGGGTGGATTCGCCTAAGCTGTCCGCCCAGCTCTTGTTGGCAAAGATACTGGGCGTAGAGCGTCTTGATCTCTTCCTGGACCCACAGAGACCTATTATAGAGGCGGAGTTGAATACACTCCGCCCTCTTGTTGCCCGCCGGGGGAAAGGAGAGCCGGTTGCCTACCTTCTCGGCGAGCGTGAATTTTATGGGCGACCGTTTTCCGTTTCTTCGTCAGTGCTTGTTCCCAGACCGGAAACTGAACATTTGATTGAAGAAGCATTAAAGCGGATCCCTGCAGAGACGGGATGCCGGTTTATTGATCTCGGAACGGGATCAGGAATACTGGCAGTGACGGCTGCGCTGGAATATCCGAATGCAACCGGTCTTGCCGTGGATATTTGTCCTGATGCGTTGGCACAGGCTCGTATGAATGCACAGCAATATGGCGTTGATGGACGCATTTCGTTTCAGGAAGCTGATTTTGTTGATCTGAAAACAGAATACGGAAATTTTGATATCGTTTTTTCCAATCCTCCGTATATTGGGGAAGCAGACTATCAAACGCTTTCTCATGAAGTGACAGCCTTTGAGCCGCGAAAAGCTCTGATCGGCGGAATCAATGGAGTAGAGCTTCCATTACGCGTTATTGATGAGGCCGAAAAACTTCTTAAGCCGGGTGGATGGCTGTTCCTGGAAATGGGAATGGATCAGGGCAAGACGATAAGTGATTATCTTACCGAGCAAACAACATTCGACTCAATTGAAATAGTGAGAGATCTTGCTGGGTTGGATAGAGTTGGTGTGGCTCGAAAAAAAAATTGA
- a CDS encoding GTP-binding protein, which yields MGKAKFERKKPHVNIGTIGHIDHGKTTLTAAITKLASLKGGGEFIPFDQIDKAPEEKERGITIATAHVEYETDSRHYAHVDCPGHADYIKNMITGAAQMDGGILVVAATDGPMPQTREHILLARQVGVPQLVVFLNKVDLVDDEELLELVELEVRELLSKYGFPGDD from the coding sequence ATGGGCAAGGCGAAATTTGAACGCAAAAAGCCTCACGTCAATATCGGAACCATCGGTCACATCGACCACGGCAAAACTACCCTGACTGCGGCCATCACCAAACTGGCCAGCTTGAAGGGCGGCGGTGAATTTATTCCTTTCGACCAGATCGATAAGGCGCCTGAAGAAAAAGAACGCGGCATTACCATCGCCACGGCGCACGTCGAATACGAAACCGACTCACGGCACTATGCCCACGTCGACTGCCCTGGTCACGCCGACTACATTAAGAATATGATCACTGGTGCTGCCCAGATGGACGGCGGTATCTTGGTCGTTGCTGCAACCGACGGTCCCATGCCGCAGACTCGTGAGCACATCCTGCTCGCTCGTCAGGTCGGTGTGCCTCAGCTCGTCGTCTTCCTCAACAAGGTTGACCTTGTTGATGACGAAGAACTGCTCGAACTCGTTGAACTCGAAGTTCGTGAATTGTTGTCCAAATACGGTTTCCCCGGCGACGACAT
- a CDS encoding EF-Tu/IF-2/RF-3 family GTPase, with the protein ISGRGTVVTGRIERGVLKVGEEIAIIGIRDTVKTTCTGVEMFRKILDQGQAGDNVGALLRGIKRDDVERGQVLAKPGSITPHKKFKAEVYVLTKEEGGRHTPFFSGYRPQFYFRTTDITGVVTLEEGVEMVMPGDNATFNVELIAPIAMEKGLRFAIREGGRTVGAGVVSEITE; encoded by the coding sequence ATCTCGGGCCGTGGTACTGTTGTTACTGGTCGTATTGAACGTGGTGTTCTGAAAGTCGGTGAAGAAATTGCAATCATCGGTATCCGCGACACCGTGAAGACGACCTGCACGGGTGTTGAAATGTTCCGTAAGATCCTTGATCAGGGCCAAGCCGGTGACAACGTCGGTGCTCTGCTTCGCGGTATCAAGCGTGACGACGTCGAACGCGGCCAGGTTCTTGCCAAGCCCGGTTCGATCACCCCGCACAAGAAATTTAAGGCTGAAGTCTACGTTCTGACCAAGGAAGAAGGCGGCCGTCATACTCCGTTCTTCTCGGGTTACCGTCCTCAGTTCTACTTCCGTACGACCGACATCACCGGTGTCGTTACCTTGGAAGAAGGCGTGGAAATGGTTATGCCCGGCGACAACGCCACTTTCAATGTCGAACTGATCGCCCCCATCGCCATGGAAAAAGGTCTGCGCTTCGCTATTCGCGAAGGTGGCCGTACCGTTGGCGCCGGCGTTGTTTCGGAGATTACGGAGTAA
- the rpmG gene encoding 50S ribosomal protein L33 codes for MRINILLQCTECKRRNYSTNKNKKNTTGRLELKKYCPFDKKHTVHRETK; via the coding sequence ATGCGCATCAACATCTTGTTGCAATGCACTGAGTGCAAGCGACGCAACTATTCGACAAACAAGAACAAAAAGAATACGACCGGGCGTCTCGAACTGAAGAAGTACTGCCCGTTTGACAAAAAGCATACGGTTCATCGCGAAACCAAGTAG